The following nucleotide sequence is from Synechococcus sp. CBW1004.
ACCTCGAGCTGCCCGTCGCGCCGCTGCACCTTGAGCACATGGCCGGGTCGCACCTGCTGAATGCCGGCGAAGGCCGTGCTGCCGGGCACCATGGTCTGCATCAGCTGGTGGAACAGGCCTTCGGAGGTGAAGCGCCGCTCCACGGCCGGGTGGGCAAACAACACCTTCAGTTCCGAGCCAAACACCAACCCCTGCGGCGTCAGGCACCAGTACTGGGGCTTGATGCCGAAGCGATCGCGCACCAGGTAAAGACAGTCCTCGCTGCGGTCGTAGAGGGCGAAGGCGAACTCGCCCCGCAGTTGCGGCAGGGTGCTCTCGAGGCCCTGCTGCTGGTAGAGCCGCAGCAGGATTTCGGAGTCGCTCTTGCTGGTGAAGCGCATGCCGCGGGCGGTCAGGTCGGCGCGGATGCGCTGAAAGTCGTAGAACTCGCCGTTGTGCGCCATCAGCAGCTGGCCATCGCCGCTGATGAACGGTTGGCGGGCGCGGTTCTCGTTGAGATCAATGATCGAGAGGCGGGCATGGCAGAAGCCCACGCCGGCATCGTCGATGCCGCGCACACCGAAACCATCGGGGCCGCGGTGCACCTGAATCGCGGCCATGTTCACCAGCAGCTGCGGATCCACCGCCTCCGCAGGGTTGTTGTGAAAGATGCCGCCGATTCCGCACATGCTTCAGATCACATCCATGACGCGGTCGGTGCGGTTCACCAGGCAGGTCAGCAGCGCCATGCGCAGGAATACGGCTCCACGAGCCTGGCTGAAATACCAGTTGTGCGGCGTGTCGTCCATGCAGGTGCTCAGTTCCGGGCCACGGGCGAGGGGATGCAGAACGATGGCGTCGGCTTTGTAGGGAAGATCGCGCGTCAGGCGAAAGCAGCTGCCGTGTACTTCATAGCTGTCACCAACCCAGGCGATGGCATTGATGTAGATCACATCGAGCTCAGGAATCTCGCGATGCAGATTGGTGCTCAGCCGCAGCGTCAGCCCCGCCTGTTGCAGCTCCTCTAGCTGCCCTGGATCGAACAGATCATCTGAGGGGTGCGTCGCTGCGTCGTGGATGATCACCAGCTCGTCGACGATCTGGGGGAACTTGGCGAGGATGTGCAGCAGCGATCTCACCGTGCGCATGCGATTGGGAATGCCCACGATGCCGATGCGGATCCTGGAGCTGGCGGGAACGTTGGTGTTCGCGAGGCTCGGTCTCCATTTGAGCAGGGTGAACAGGTCGGCCATCGCCTGGGTGGGGTGCTGGTCGATCCCATTGCCCGCATTGATGATCGGGATGCGCAGCGCCTCCGTCATCTCGTAGACGGCTTCAGCATGGTTGTCGCGCAGCACCACACAGTCGCCATAGTTGTTGAACAT
It contains:
- a CDS encoding aspartate carbamoyltransferase yields the protein MVILTPEKHADPAASIRFRPLGPDTYGATQPQALLSNIQEDGEALHDLADQHVVSIRPFRAETLLQLFRLAAKFESNPKRYITHNTPLKGKILINAFYEPSTRTRLSFDSAWHRLGGDSINITDRSSTGIAKGESLTDVAHMFNNYGDCVVLRDNHAEAVYEMTEALRIPIINAGNGIDQHPTQAMADLFTLLKWRPSLANTNVPASSRIRIGIVGIPNRMRTVRSLLHILAKFPQIVDELVIIHDAATHPSDDLFDPGQLEELQQAGLTLRLSTNLHREIPELDVIYINAIAWVGDSYEVHGSCFRLTRDLPYKADAIVLHPLARGPELSTCMDDTPHNWYFSQARGAVFLRMALLTCLVNRTDRVMDVI